One genomic region from Croceicoccus sp. YJ47 encodes:
- a CDS encoding ribonuclease J codes for MKPKNELLFLALGGSGEIGMNVNLYGCDGKWLMVDLGMTFSDPGYPGVDLVFADLDFIEERLDDLEAIVVTHAHEDHIGAVPYFAADLGVPIYATPFTAELVRLKLEEAGIQDEVELRIIDHLDEFQVGPFGIRYVPLAHSIAEGNALLIDTPYGRVFHTGDWKLDSDPQVGEPATPEELREIGDDGVLALVCDSTNVFNPSASGSEGEVRKALEAEIARHAGKRILVTTFASNVARLQTLGRVAKESGRTLCVAGRSLDRIIGAAQKSGYLLDFPKTVSFDEAMDIPRGELLIVATGGQGEPRAALGRIAAENHPLELTKGDVVLFSSRQIPGNELAIGYIMNQLARRGIEMVTDRQELIHVSGHPGRPELIELYGWLKPEILVPVHGETRHMMEQARLGLEQGIPHAIDQRNGDIVRLAPGKPHKIGETQAGRLLLDGDIIVPADGESIAARRRLAANGLVTVVLPGKGAKAAPAISAVGLPLDEDMDDFVAEAQADIGKALGRLKGGRAKDRSAVHEAARLAARRAARRWSGKNPQVVVMTMG; via the coding sequence ATGAAACCGAAAAACGAACTTCTCTTCCTCGCGCTTGGCGGATCGGGAGAGATCGGCATGAACGTCAATCTCTACGGCTGCGACGGCAAATGGCTGATGGTCGATCTGGGAATGACCTTTTCCGATCCGGGCTATCCCGGTGTCGACCTTGTCTTTGCCGATCTCGATTTCATCGAGGAACGCCTCGACGATCTCGAGGCGATCGTCGTCACCCACGCGCATGAGGATCACATCGGGGCGGTGCCCTATTTCGCGGCCGATCTTGGCGTGCCGATCTATGCGACCCCGTTCACGGCCGAACTCGTGCGGCTGAAGCTGGAAGAAGCCGGCATTCAGGACGAGGTCGAACTGCGCATCATCGACCATCTTGACGAATTTCAGGTCGGGCCGTTCGGAATTCGCTACGTCCCGCTCGCCCATTCCATCGCGGAGGGCAATGCGCTGCTGATCGACACGCCTTATGGCCGCGTGTTCCATACCGGCGACTGGAAGCTCGACAGCGATCCGCAGGTCGGCGAACCTGCCACGCCGGAGGAACTGCGCGAAATCGGGGACGATGGCGTGCTCGCGCTCGTGTGCGATTCCACCAATGTGTTCAACCCGTCGGCCTCCGGGTCCGAGGGCGAGGTGCGCAAGGCGCTCGAGGCGGAGATCGCACGTCATGCGGGCAAGCGCATCCTCGTCACGACCTTTGCATCCAATGTCGCGCGGCTTCAGACCTTGGGCCGGGTGGCGAAGGAAAGCGGGCGGACGCTATGCGTGGCGGGTCGTTCGCTCGACCGTATCATCGGCGCGGCACAGAAAAGCGGTTACCTGCTCGATTTCCCCAAGACGGTCAGCTTCGACGAGGCGATGGACATTCCGCGCGGGGAGCTGCTCATCGTGGCCACCGGCGGGCAGGGCGAACCGCGCGCCGCGCTGGGCCGGATCGCGGCGGAAAATCACCCGCTCGAACTGACCAAGGGCGACGTCGTGCTGTTCTCCAGCCGGCAGATCCCCGGCAACGAACTGGCCATCGGCTACATCATGAATCAGCTCGCCCGGCGCGGGATCGAGATGGTCACCGACCGGCAGGAGCTCATCCACGTGTCGGGCCATCCCGGGCGTCCCGAACTGATCGAGCTGTATGGCTGGCTCAAACCCGAAATCCTCGTGCCCGTGCACGGCGAAACGCGCCACATGATGGAGCAGGCGCGGCTCGGGCTGGAGCAGGGGATCCCCCACGCCATCGATCAGCGCAACGGCGATATCGTTCGCCTCGCGCCCGGAAAGCCGCACAAGATCGGCGAAACGCAGGCCGGGCGTCTGCTGCTCGACGGGGACATCATCGTGCCGGCGGATGGCGAATCCATCGCCGCGCGGCGCAGGCTCGCGGCCAATGGGCTGGTGACTGTGGTCTTGCCGGGCAAGGGTGCAAAGGCCGCCCCCGCGATCAGCGCGGTGGGTCTCCCGCTCGACGAGGACATGGACGATTTCGTCGCCGAGGCGCAGGCCGACATCGGCAAGGCACTCGGCCGGTTGAAGGGCGGCCGCGCCAAGGATCGCTCCGCCGTTCACGAAGCGGCCCGTCTTGCCGCCCGCCGTGCCGCACGCCGCTGGTCGGGCAAGAATCCGCAGGTCGTCGTGATGACCATGGGTTGA
- a CDS encoding DUF1467 family protein: MQLTSGLAIYLLFWVMAAFVVMPFGIRTHNETGEGGISGQADSAPVNFRPLQVIVRATLLSAAVFALFYANYRAGWITVDDLNFVQPPEDIAARQYEAE; this comes from the coding sequence GTGCAACTGACGTCCGGCCTTGCGATCTATCTGCTGTTCTGGGTCATGGCGGCGTTCGTCGTCATGCCCTTCGGCATTCGCACGCATAACGAAACGGGCGAGGGCGGAATATCCGGCCAGGCAGACAGCGCGCCCGTCAATTTCCGCCCATTGCAGGTCATCGTGCGCGCAACGCTGCTCTCGGCGGCGGTGTTCGCGCTGTTCTATGCGAATTACCGGGCGGGCTGGATCACGGTCGACGATCTCAATTTCGTTCAGCCGCCCGAGGACATCGCCGCCCGGCAATACGAGGCGGAATAG
- a CDS encoding citrate synthase — MGDTNATLNAKGDTHDFEIKSGTLGPDVVDIRKLYANTGMFTYDPGFTSTASCDSALTYIDGEEGVLLHRGYPIGQLAEHSSFMEVAHLLLNGELPSADELDDFTYTITRHTMLHDQLRQFYQGFRRDAHPMAIMCGAVGALSAFYHDSTDISDPEHRKISSHRLIAKMPTIAAMAYKYAIGQPFMQPDNSLSYTGNFLRMTFGVPAEQYEVNPVVERALDRIFILHADHEQNASTSTVRLAGSSGANPFACIAAGIACLWGPAHGGANEAALNMLHEIGTPDKIPEYIARAKNKDDPFRLMGFGHRVYKNYDPRATVMQKTVREVFESLNVSDPVFEVALQLEEMALNDDYFVEKKLFPNVDFYSGVILSAIGFPTTMFTALFALARTVGWVAQWNEMISDPAQRIGRPRQLYTGPAQRDYVPVDKR; from the coding sequence GTGGGCGACACTAACGCGACACTGAACGCCAAGGGCGATACGCACGATTTCGAGATCAAGAGCGGCACGCTCGGTCCCGATGTCGTCGACATCCGCAAGCTTTACGCCAATACCGGCATGTTCACATACGATCCGGGCTTCACCTCGACGGCGAGCTGCGATTCCGCGCTCACCTATATCGATGGCGAGGAAGGCGTGCTCCTGCACCGCGGCTACCCCATCGGTCAGCTTGCCGAACATTCCAGCTTCATGGAAGTCGCGCACCTGCTGCTCAACGGCGAATTGCCGAGCGCGGACGAGCTCGACGATTTCACCTACACCATCACGCGCCACACCATGCTGCACGATCAGCTGCGCCAGTTCTATCAGGGTTTCCGCCGCGATGCGCACCCGATGGCGATCATGTGCGGCGCGGTCGGCGCATTGTCCGCATTCTATCATGACAGCACCGACATTTCCGACCCGGAACATCGCAAGATCAGCTCGCACCGCCTGATCGCGAAGATGCCGACGATCGCGGCCATGGCGTACAAATACGCCATCGGTCAGCCTTTCATGCAGCCCGACAATTCGCTGTCCTACACCGGCAATTTCCTGCGCATGACCTTCGGCGTTCCAGCCGAGCAATACGAGGTGAACCCGGTCGTGGAGCGCGCGCTCGACCGTATCTTCATCCTGCACGCCGACCATGAACAGAACGCATCGACCTCGACCGTGCGTCTGGCCGGGTCGTCGGGCGCGAACCCCTTCGCCTGCATCGCGGCCGGCATCGCGTGTCTGTGGGGTCCGGCGCATGGCGGCGCGAACGAAGCCGCGCTCAACATGCTCCACGAAATCGGCACGCCGGACAAGATTCCCGAATATATCGCCCGTGCCAAGAACAAGGACGATCCGTTCCGCCTGATGGGTTTCGGCCACCGCGTGTACAAAAACTACGACCCGCGCGCGACCGTCATGCAGAAGACCGTGCGCGAGGTGTTCGAATCGCTGAACGTCTCCGACCCGGTGTTCGAAGTGGCCTTGCAGCTTGAGGAAATGGCATTGAACGACGATTATTTCGTCGAGAAGAAGCTCTTCCCCAATGTCGATTTCTATTCCGGCGTGATCCTCTCCGCGATCGGGTTCCCGACGACGATGTTCACCGCGCTGTTCGCACTCGCCCGCACGGTGGGCTGGGTCGCGCAATGGAACGAGATGATCTCCGATCCCGCACAGCGTATCGGCCGCCCGCGTCAGCTCTATACCGGCCCGGCGCAGCGCGACTACGTTCCCGTCGACAAGCGTTAA
- the gltX gene encoding glutamate--tRNA ligase — translation MASGSVTGSTDSPADTPETKRPVVTRFAPSPTGFLHIGGARTALFNWLFARHHGGRALLRIEDTDRARSTEEAIDAILDGLDWLGLDYDDPPVFQSQRAERHVAVANRLLDAGHAYKCYATAEELEQMRAEQRAAKKPLRYDGRWRDRDPADAPADAPYVVRLKTPEQGESIIDDAVQGRVKVRNSEIDDYVLLRSDGTPTYMLAVVVDDHDMGVTHVIRGDDHLNNAFRQLPIIHAMNAITGEWAEPIYAHIPLIHGADGAKLSKRHGAMGVDAYRDEMGLLPEAVSNYLLRLGWGYGDREIIDRDEAIALFDLSGVGRSASRFDTKKLANLNGHYMREADDGRLADLTAPRIAALDAGFDAGRDRDLLIQAMPSLKARAKNLDELAQGALFLFRNRPLPMDEKAANLLTDDARQLLADAHERLLAADVWTSESLEANLKQMAEERALGLGKIAQPLRAALTGQAVSPGIFDVLVLLGREESLARIAAQAPAAGQTDTNR, via the coding sequence ATGGCAAGCGGCAGCGTTACAGGCTCCACCGACAGTCCGGCGGACACGCCCGAGACCAAGCGCCCGGTGGTCACCCGATTTGCGCCTTCGCCCACCGGTTTCCTGCATATCGGCGGCGCACGGACCGCGCTGTTCAACTGGCTTTTCGCGCGCCATCACGGCGGCCGCGCGCTGCTCCGGATCGAGGATACCGACCGCGCCCGTTCGACCGAGGAGGCGATCGACGCGATTCTGGACGGGCTGGACTGGCTCGGCCTCGATTACGACGACCCGCCCGTGTTTCAGTCGCAGCGGGCCGAACGCCACGTCGCCGTCGCCAACCGTCTGCTCGATGCAGGGCACGCGTACAAATGCTATGCCACGGCCGAAGAGCTCGAACAGATGCGCGCCGAGCAGCGCGCGGCGAAGAAGCCGCTGCGTTACGATGGCCGCTGGCGTGACCGGGATCCCGCCGATGCGCCGGCGGATGCGCCCTATGTCGTGCGGCTGAAAACGCCGGAACAGGGCGAAAGCATCATCGACGACGCGGTGCAGGGCCGCGTGAAGGTCCGCAATTCCGAGATCGACGATTACGTGCTGCTGCGGTCCGACGGCACGCCGACCTACATGCTGGCCGTGGTGGTCGACGATCATGACATGGGCGTCACCCACGTGATCCGCGGCGACGATCATTTGAACAACGCCTTTCGCCAATTGCCGATCATTCACGCGATGAACGCGATCACCGGCGAATGGGCGGAACCGATCTATGCACATATCCCGCTCATCCACGGGGCGGACGGCGCTAAGCTGTCGAAACGGCACGGCGCGATGGGCGTCGATGCCTATCGCGACGAGATGGGCCTTCTTCCCGAAGCGGTGTCGAATTATCTGCTGCGTCTCGGCTGGGGTTATGGCGATCGCGAGATTATCGACCGGGACGAGGCGATCGCTTTGTTCGATCTGTCGGGCGTCGGCAGAAGCGCGTCCCGCTTCGACACGAAGAAGCTCGCCAATCTGAACGGCCATTACATGCGCGAGGCGGATGACGGCAGGCTCGCCGATCTTACCGCCCCCCGTATCGCCGCACTGGACGCGGGTTTCGACGCAGGGCGCGACCGCGACCTGCTCATCCAGGCGATGCCGTCGCTCAAGGCGCGGGCCAAGAACCTCGACGAGCTGGCCCAAGGCGCGCTGTTCCTGTTCCGCAACCGTCCGCTCCCCATGGACGAGAAGGCCGCCAACCTGCTCACCGACGATGCGCGGCAGCTTCTTGCCGACGCGCATGAAAGGCTGCTTGCGGCAGATGTCTGGACAAGCGAAAGCCTTGAAGCCAATCTGAAGCAGATGGCGGAGGAGCGCGCGCTTGGTCTTGGCAAGATCGCGCAACCTTTGCGTGCGGCGTTGACCGGGCAGGCGGTTTCGCCGGGAATTTTCGATGTTCTGGTCCTGCTCGGCCGCGAGGAGAGCCTGGCGCGTATCGCCGCGCAGGCCCCCGCCGCAGGGCAGACCGATACCAACCGTTGA
- a CDS encoding ComEC/Rec2 family competence protein, with protein sequence MVAPQFPKPDAFDGRSGIPIAGEPDGAPHAAGPSSSRLRQWGKRGSLSSLLNRVEAFLNARPFERMPWLAVAMLAGIGAWFVLPGAAEWLLALGICGVIAGVVATHAPDGSHALVRSAAIGLATMFAVGLALIWARSELVGTQPIGGPVVAPITATVLEREEQPSRNRVRLLIATRDPREERTIRARINIKAEDDRPFLREGANIAVRARLTPPTHPVLPGAYDFARVAWFDGVAATGSALDPPRLLTPGEGGDAASEAEKGAGLGAWRRDLARHVRERLSTVAGIDPAAVAIGATLASGDRGAIDEISAQAMRDAGLAHLLSISGLHVGAVVAIAWFVVMRIGGLFPAVALRWRLPILAGAVGAGAALGYTLLTGAALPTIRACIASFLVLFALSIGRQALSLRLIAIAAMTIMFFWPEAVVGPSFQFSFAAVVAIVAFHNSAGMQDFLARREEGRGWWRPVVALFLTGLVVEACLSPLVLFHFHRTGVFGPFANLVAIPLTTALVMPLLGLSLTLDLIGLGGPVWMATGWALQALIEIAFLASGSENSVILRAQPPLWSILLFAAGFFWCALWSGGIRLYGLIPMGTGVVMLAMQPAPDLMIAAEGRHVAIADEGGRIYLLRDRAGFTRDALLEQAGVDPDVGNYAKLRDIPGAECNRAFCRFEMRQRRIMVSQRRATVDYRAMVTACADSDIVIAEWKLPGACRPRILKADRALLTRRGGMTYDFESGAIAYARNPRDGHGWRRSGAAAQAMK encoded by the coding sequence ATGGTCGCGCCGCAATTTCCGAAACCCGACGCCTTCGATGGGCGATCCGGCATCCCGATTGCGGGCGAACCGGATGGCGCGCCGCATGCCGCGGGGCCATCGTCTTCGCGTTTGCGGCAATGGGGCAAGCGCGGCAGTTTGTCCAGCCTGCTGAACCGCGTCGAAGCCTTTCTGAACGCGCGGCCGTTCGAGCGTATGCCATGGCTCGCGGTGGCGATGCTGGCGGGAATCGGGGCCTGGTTCGTTTTGCCGGGCGCGGCGGAATGGCTGCTCGCGCTCGGCATTTGCGGGGTGATCGCCGGGGTTGTGGCCACGCACGCCCCCGATGGTTCGCATGCTTTGGTGCGCAGTGCGGCAATCGGGCTGGCGACGATGTTTGCCGTCGGGCTCGCGCTCATCTGGGCGCGGTCCGAACTTGTCGGGACGCAGCCCATCGGCGGGCCGGTCGTGGCGCCGATCACGGCAACCGTGCTGGAGCGCGAGGAGCAGCCTTCGCGCAATCGCGTGCGGCTGCTGATCGCGACGCGCGACCCGCGGGAGGAGCGGACGATCCGCGCGCGCATCAATATCAAGGCGGAGGATGACCGCCCTTTCCTGAGGGAAGGCGCCAATATCGCGGTGCGCGCACGGCTGACCCCGCCGACGCATCCGGTGTTGCCGGGCGCTTACGATTTCGCGCGGGTCGCATGGTTCGATGGGGTGGCAGCCACGGGATCGGCGCTCGACCCGCCGCGCCTGCTCACGCCGGGGGAGGGCGGGGATGCCGCCAGTGAAGCCGAAAAGGGCGCAGGGCTGGGTGCGTGGCGCCGCGATCTCGCCCGTCATGTGCGTGAAAGGTTGAGCACGGTCGCCGGTATCGACCCCGCCGCCGTCGCCATCGGCGCCACGCTGGCGAGCGGCGACCGCGGCGCCATCGACGAGATCAGCGCGCAGGCGATGCGCGATGCCGGGCTCGCGCATTTGCTTTCGATCAGCGGCCTGCACGTCGGGGCGGTGGTGGCGATCGCCTGGTTCGTGGTGATGCGGATCGGCGGGCTGTTTCCCGCGGTCGCGTTGCGCTGGCGGCTGCCGATCCTGGCGGGGGCCGTGGGGGCGGGGGCGGCGCTCGGCTACACCTTGCTCACCGGTGCTGCGTTGCCGACGATCCGTGCGTGCATCGCGTCGTTTCTCGTCCTGTTCGCGCTGTCGATCGGGCGGCAGGCGCTTTCCCTGCGCCTGATCGCGATTGCGGCGATGACGATCATGTTCTTCTGGCCGGAGGCGGTGGTCGGCCCGTCCTTTCAATTCAGCTTTGCCGCCGTGGTCGCCATCGTCGCCTTCCACAACAGCGCGGGAATGCAGGATTTCCTCGCCCGGCGCGAAGAGGGGCGCGGGTGGTGGAGGCCGGTCGTGGCTCTCTTCCTGACGGGATTGGTGGTCGAGGCATGCCTGTCGCCGCTCGTCCTCTTTCACTTTCATCGCACCGGGGTGTTCGGGCCGTTCGCCAATCTGGTCGCAATTCCGCTGACGACCGCGCTGGTGATGCCGTTGCTCGGCCTGTCGCTCACGCTCGACCTCATAGGCTTGGGCGGCCCGGTGTGGATGGCAACGGGGTGGGCGCTGCAGGCGCTGATCGAAATTGCGTTCCTCGCTTCCGGCTCGGAAAATTCGGTGATCCTGCGGGCGCAGCCGCCGTTATGGTCCATCCTTCTCTTTGCCGCGGGGTTTTTCTGGTGTGCGCTGTGGTCGGGGGGCATCCGATTGTACGGGTTGATTCCGATGGGCACGGGCGTCGTCATGCTGGCGATGCAGCCCGCGCCCGATCTCATGATCGCGGCGGAAGGCCGGCATGTCGCCATCGCGGACGAGGGCGGACGGATCTACCTGTTACGCGACCGCGCCGGGTTTACGCGCGATGCGCTGCTCGAACAGGCGGGTGTCGATCCGGACGTCGGCAACTACGCCAAGCTCAGGGATATTCCCGGGGCGGAATGCAACCGGGCCTTTTGCCGGTTCGAAATGCGACAACGGCGCATCATGGTGTCGCAGCGCCGGGCGACCGTCGATTACAGGGCGATGGTCACGGCATGTGCGGACAGCGATATCGTGATCGCCGAATGGAAACTGCCCGGCGCATGCAGGCCGCGCATCTTGAAGGCGGATCGTGCCCTGCTTACGCGCAGGGGCGGCATGACCTACGATTTCGAGAGCGGGGCGATCGCCTATGCCCGAAATCCTCGCGATGGGCATGGGTGGCGCCGGAGCGGGGCAGCGGCACAGGCGATGAAATGA
- the lexA gene encoding transcriptional repressor LexA, with product MLTRKQHELLVFIQDRLDETGISPSFEEMKDAIDLKSKSGVHRLISALEERGFIRRLPNRARALEVIRQTDRAGAASKEEPGTVVSLNRKGGTPAPANDVVEIPLHGRIAAGMPIEALEDQQMLPVPAALLGAGEHYALEVSGDSMIEAGIFDGDFALVRRTEEARDGEIIVALVHGVEATLKYLHRDAGKVRLDPANAAYEAQVYDARDVQVQGRLAGLLRRYH from the coding sequence ATGCTCACGCGCAAGCAGCATGAATTGCTGGTGTTTATTCAGGATCGGCTCGACGAAACCGGGATCTCCCCCTCATTTGAGGAGATGAAGGACGCCATCGACCTGAAGTCGAAATCGGGTGTGCATCGGCTCATTTCCGCATTGGAAGAGCGTGGCTTCATCCGCCGCCTCCCCAACCGCGCCCGCGCACTCGAGGTGATACGCCAGACCGATCGTGCCGGCGCCGCCTCGAAGGAAGAGCCTGGAACCGTCGTATCCCTGAACCGCAAGGGTGGCACGCCTGCACCCGCGAATGATGTCGTCGAGATCCCGCTGCATGGCCGGATTGCCGCCGGCATGCCGATCGAGGCGCTGGAGGATCAGCAGATGCTGCCCGTGCCGGCCGCATTGCTCGGTGCGGGTGAGCATTATGCGCTCGAAGTGTCGGGCGATTCCATGATCGAGGCCGGGATCTTCGATGGCGATTTCGCGCTTGTCCGCCGCACCGAAGAGGCGCGCGATGGGGAGATTATCGTCGCACTTGTGCATGGTGTGGAAGCGACATTGAAATATCTGCACCGCGATGCCGGAAAGGTCAGGCTTGATCCTGCAAACGCAGCGTATGAGGCGCAGGTTTACGACGCTCGCGATGTGCAGGTGCAAGGGCGCCTTGCCGGGCTCCTGCGGCGGTATCACTAA
- a CDS encoding molybdopterin molybdotransferase MoeA encodes MPLLDLEEAQRRLLAMAAPTQGETIAVEAAAGRYLAAPLLAQRTQPSDPLSAMDGWAVRAADMPGPWTIIGESAVSHPFAGDIDAGHAVRISTGAIVPPGADAVLVQEECRRDGDTLHFEGTPPDPLARHIRPRGLDFTEDAVLLDAGARLSPAALALAIGGGHGTVPVRRRPRVTIIDCGDELRAPGEPLGPGDLPASNGPMLAAMCGELPCDVTRRGPIGDEREALITAFGAADDADLVITSGGASVGDHDLIRPTLESIGAELAFWRVAMKPGKPVMVARRERQIVLGLPGNPVSCFVTAFLFALPLIRAMNGCTAPLPTRQVMPIRGSLGPTGKRAEFIRARIRDGAAEPLRLQDSGAIAPLAMADALIIRPAHAKSIQNGAEVSIFRLYG; translated from the coding sequence ATGCCGTTGCTCGACCTCGAAGAGGCGCAGCGAAGGCTCCTCGCCATGGCCGCGCCGACACAGGGCGAGACGATTGCCGTCGAGGCCGCCGCCGGGCGCTATCTCGCCGCCCCGCTCCTTGCGCAAAGGACACAGCCGTCGGACCCGCTTTCGGCGATGGACGGGTGGGCGGTGCGAGCCGCCGACATGCCCGGCCCGTGGACCATTATCGGGGAAAGCGCGGTAAGCCATCCCTTTGCCGGCGACATCGACGCGGGCCATGCGGTGCGCATTTCGACCGGCGCCATCGTCCCGCCGGGCGCGGATGCGGTGCTGGTGCAGGAAGAATGCCGCCGCGATGGTGATACGCTGCATTTCGAAGGAACGCCGCCCGATCCGCTTGCCCGCCATATCCGGCCGCGCGGGCTGGATTTTACGGAAGATGCGGTTCTTCTGGACGCTGGCGCGCGGTTGAGCCCGGCCGCGCTCGCGCTCGCGATTGGCGGGGGGCATGGCACGGTGCCGGTGCGCCGCCGCCCGCGCGTGACCATCATCGATTGCGGCGATGAATTGCGCGCGCCGGGCGAACCGCTCGGTCCGGGTGATTTGCCGGCCAGCAACGGGCCGATGCTGGCCGCGATGTGTGGCGAACTGCCCTGCGATGTGACGCGCCGCGGACCCATTGGGGACGAGCGCGAGGCGCTCATCACCGCGTTCGGAGCGGCGGACGATGCCGATCTGGTGATTACCAGCGGGGGCGCATCGGTCGGGGATCACGATCTGATCCGGCCGACGCTGGAATCGATCGGTGCGGAACTCGCATTCTGGCGCGTGGCGATGAAGCCGGGCAAGCCGGTGATGGTCGCACGCCGGGAACGGCAGATCGTCCTCGGCCTGCCGGGCAATCCGGTTTCCTGCTTCGTCACGGCGTTTCTGTTTGCCCTGCCCCTGATCCGCGCGATGAATGGCTGCACCGCCCCCCTCCCCACCCGGCAGGTGATGCCGATACGCGGTTCGCTCGGACCGACGGGGAAAAGAGCGGAATTCATTCGCGCGCGCATTCGCGACGGCGCGGCCGAACCGCTGCGGCTCCAGGATAGTGGCGCGATCGCTCCCTTGGCCATGGCGGATGCGTTGATCATTCGTCCGGCACACGCAAAAAGCATCCAAAATGGAGCCGAAGTGTCTATTTTTCGCCTATATGGTTAG
- the moaC gene encoding cyclic pyranopterin monophosphate synthase MoaC has protein sequence MSGLTHLDAEGNARMVDVGAKPVTRRVATASGRIVMSAEARDAIRQGTVKKGDVLATARIAGIMAAKRTGDLIPLCHPLGLDSVQVDFAWESDALRVTATASIFAKTGIEMEAITACCVALMTIYDMAKAIDKGMVIDAVRLIAKDGGKSGRWRAEGFEDFEP, from the coding sequence ATGAGCGGGCTCACCCATCTCGATGCCGAGGGCAATGCCCGCATGGTCGATGTCGGCGCCAAGCCGGTGACCCGCCGGGTTGCAACCGCATCGGGCCGGATCGTCATGTCGGCAGAGGCGCGCGATGCGATCCGGCAAGGCACGGTCAAGAAGGGCGATGTGCTTGCCACCGCGCGGATCGCGGGCATCATGGCGGCAAAACGCACGGGCGACCTTATCCCGCTGTGTCATCCGCTCGGCCTTGATTCCGTGCAGGTCGATTTCGCATGGGAAAGCGATGCCCTGCGCGTGACGGCAACGGCCTCCATCTTTGCGAAAACCGGCATTGAAATGGAAGCGATTACAGCATGCTGTGTCGCATTGATGACAATCTACGACATGGCAAAGGCCATCGACAAGGGCATGGTCATCGACGCGGTCCGGCTGATCGCGAAGGATGGCGGCAAATCGGGTCGCTGGCGAGCCGAAGGGTTCGAGGATTTCGAACCGTGA
- the trpC gene encoding indole-3-glycerol phosphate synthase TrpC, with product MTNKLIEICDNTRAQLAQRKKESAIDALDLAARGREPVRGFESRLREAARDGFGLIAEIKRASPSKGLIRQDFDPESHARDYAAGGASCLSVLTDETYFQGHADYLVAARQACSLPVLRKDFMVDPWQVAEARAMGADAILIIVAALDDGQMAEIEAAALERGMDVLIEVHDEDEMERALRLRSRLLGVNNRDLRSFVTDLGVTERLAALAPADALLVGESGIATHADCERLAQSGVRCFLVGESLMRQDDVEGATRRLLHG from the coding sequence ATGACGAACAAGCTCATCGAAATCTGCGATAATACCCGGGCGCAGCTTGCCCAGCGCAAGAAGGAAAGCGCGATCGATGCGCTCGACCTCGCGGCGCGGGGGCGGGAACCTGTGCGCGGCTTCGAAAGCCGTCTGCGCGAAGCGGCGCGCGACGGGTTCGGCCTCATCGCCGAAATCAAACGCGCTTCCCCGTCCAAGGGCTTGATAAGACAGGATTTCGACCCCGAATCCCATGCGCGCGATTATGCCGCCGGGGGCGCGAGCTGTCTGTCCGTGCTGACCGACGAAACCTATTTTCAGGGGCACGCCGACTATCTCGTTGCTGCGCGGCAGGCCTGCTCCCTCCCCGTGCTGCGCAAGGATTTCATGGTCGATCCGTGGCAGGTGGCAGAGGCGCGGGCCATGGGGGCCGATGCGATCCTGATCATCGTCGCCGCGCTCGACGACGGGCAGATGGCGGAGATCGAGGCCGCCGCCCTCGAACGCGGCATGGATGTCCTGATCGAGGTGCATGACGAGGACGAGATGGAGCGCGCGCTGCGGCTGCGCTCGCGATTGTTGGGCGTGAACAATCGCGATCTGCGCAGTTTTGTGACCGATCTTGGCGTGACCGAACGACTGGCTGCCCTCGCCCCGGCCGATGCGTTGCTCGTCGGGGAAAGCGGCATCGCGACCCACGCCGATTGCGAGCGTCTCGCGCAGAGCGGCGTGCGCTGTTTCCTCGTCGGCGAAAGCCTCATGCGGCAAGACGACGTGGAGGGTGCGACCCGGCGCCTGCTCCACGGATGA